Proteins from one Oscillatoria nigro-viridis PCC 7112 genomic window:
- a CDS encoding transposase translates to MLKNFYEDLKAEWILQGNLAEDFKDKGCKFVIILDNASFHKKAETLQKIASEMPNLIIEFLPKYSPDYNLVELVWHSAKEYVANRLFESIEKLESLLHKLLNEGGLIMKWNRKIKIKVTWLMLFRCRTAYIYMEYAVWSIVGRALRRE, encoded by the coding sequence GTGCTAAAAAATTTTTATGAAGATTTAAAAGCCGAGTGGATATTGCAAGGAAATTTAGCCGAAGACTTTAAAGATAAGGGCTGTAAGTTTGTGATAATTTTGGACAACGCTAGTTTTCATAAAAAAGCCGAGACTTTGCAGAAAATAGCGTCAGAAATGCCGAATCTAATCATAGAGTTTTTGCCCAAATATAGCCCTGACTATAACCTAGTTGAATTAGTATGGCATTCTGCCAAGGAATATGTTGCTAATAGATTATTTGAATCCATTGAAAAACTAGAATCACTGTTACATAAACTTTTAAACGAAGGAGGACTAATTATGAAATGGAACCGAAAAATAAAAATAAAGGTAACTTGGTTAATGCTGTTTAGATGTCGAACAGCTTACATTTACATGGAATATGCTGTATGGTCAATTGTGGGCCGAGCGTTGCGGAGGGAGTAG
- a CDS encoding glycosyltransferase family 39 protein codes for MIKNKQLLLLFLWTAIASILRFANLNSKPLWTDEFSTLVFSLGNSFRGVPLDRAIDLSTLLQPLQFRPGADIADVLNHLLLESNHPPVYFMLAHWWMRLFGPSEDSLVWIGRALPALLGVISVPAIYFLGKFAFSSRLVGQCGAAMMAVSPYGIYLAQEARHYTLGILLVIASLFCLVLAAKKLQQRAPLPVWAVLLWVVVNCLGIAVHYFFALALCAEAIALIAVIWQEFKGKLPISNSQQPNIWQFQILWRLFAVAIGTLAGGLVWLPVFLSNKYGSELTNWIVSGDRTFLDWLNPIFQALAGWITVMSLLPIESSNLAVVVASAIVMAIFFILVLPILFSALKTSLKTTNTRLGTVIFGGFVLGAIFLFFSFAYILGIDLTRGARYNFVYFPGVILLLGATLAVIFNTPTAKSQWFNFRAIEVPGKKAVVLILAMGFASGVTVNSNLGYRKYYKPDLLIPIIREVSKVPVLIATTQKTHVEIGELMGIGWEWERSSATDFVADVMDVKDVRKKEEVKAFDSPLFLLANQRRDAPEIAAGTLDKTLSQLERPLDLWLVNFRAPVNLEAQKCQVESPELPAVDGYEYQVYHCS; via the coding sequence ATGATTAAGAACAAACAACTGTTGTTGCTATTTCTGTGGACGGCGATCGCCTCGATCTTGCGATTTGCCAATTTAAACTCGAAACCGCTGTGGACAGACGAGTTTTCGACTCTAGTTTTTAGCTTGGGCAACAGTTTTCGAGGGGTGCCTCTCGATCGCGCGATCGACCTTTCTACATTATTACAACCGCTGCAATTTCGCCCCGGTGCTGACATTGCAGATGTCCTCAACCATTTGCTCCTAGAAAGCAATCATCCACCAGTATATTTTATGCTCGCCCACTGGTGGATGCGACTGTTTGGGCCTTCAGAAGATAGTTTAGTTTGGATTGGGCGAGCTCTTCCTGCATTATTGGGCGTAATTTCAGTTCCAGCTATCTACTTTTTGGGCAAATTTGCTTTTAGTTCTCGTTTAGTCGGTCAATGTGGGGCCGCGATGATGGCAGTTTCTCCCTACGGCATTTATCTCGCTCAAGAAGCTCGCCATTACACTTTAGGAATCTTATTAGTTATTGCCTCTCTTTTTTGCCTCGTCTTAGCTGCAAAAAAGCTGCAACAGCGCGCTCCCCTGCCTGTTTGGGCGGTTCTGCTTTGGGTAGTTGTTAACTGTTTGGGAATTGCCGTTCACTACTTTTTTGCACTGGCTTTGTGTGCCGAAGCAATAGCATTAATTGCTGTAATCTGGCAGGAGTTTAAGGGAAAGTTGCCAATTTCAAACAGCCAGCAGCCTAATATTTGGCAATTTCAAATCCTGTGGCGGCTTTTCGCAGTAGCGATTGGCACTTTAGCTGGCGGTTTAGTTTGGTTGCCGGTATTTTTGTCAAATAAATACGGCAGCGAACTAACTAATTGGATTGTCAGCGGCGATCGCACATTTTTAGATTGGCTCAATCCAATTTTTCAAGCTTTAGCTGGATGGATCACTGTCATGTCTCTGCTGCCCATTGAATCGTCAAATTTGGCCGTAGTGGTTGCATCGGCGATCGTAATGGCAATATTTTTTATATTGGTGCTTCCCATCCTGTTTAGCGCTCTTAAAACTTCCTTAAAAACAACCAATACTCGTTTAGGTACTGTTATTTTCGGCGGATTTGTGCTAGGAGCAATTTTCCTATTTTTCAGCTTTGCATATATTCTAGGGATTGACCTAACTCGCGGCGCACGATACAATTTCGTCTACTTTCCGGGAGTGATATTGCTGTTAGGAGCAACCTTGGCGGTTATTTTTAACACACCTACAGCAAAAAGTCAATGGTTTAATTTTCGGGCGATCGAAGTTCCGGGCAAAAAAGCAGTGGTGCTAATTTTAGCAATGGGTTTTGCAAGCGGTGTGACAGTAAATTCCAATCTCGGCTATCGCAAATATTACAAACCAGACCTTTTAATTCCGATTATCCGCGAAGTCTCGAAAGTTCCCGTGTTAATTGCTACTACTCAAAAGACTCATGTAGAAATAGGAGAGTTGATGGGGATAGGGTGGGAATGGGAAAGAAGTTCGGCAACGGATTTTGTAGCGGATGTAATGGATGTAAAGGATGTTAGGAAGAAAGAAGAAGTTAAAGCCTTTGATTCTCCCCTGTTTCTTTTGGCTAATCAGAGAAGGGATGCCCCGGAAATAGCGGCAGGGACACTTGACAAAACACTCAGTCAATTAGAACGCCCGCTTGATTTGTGGTTGGTTAATTTTCGCGCACCTGTCAATCTAGAAGCACAAAAATGTCAGGTTGAATCGCCAGAGTTGCCTGCGGTGGATGGGTATGAATATCAAGTTTATCATTGTTCTTGA
- a CDS encoding helix-turn-helix domain-containing protein: MPAKNFLSSETKENLQQVLKEHEHPDIRQRALIFLLLNNGNTQAQTAELIGCSLRKVAYWSIHGDPENLDSFKDDRMKGNYRKATEEYIDLLLETIEVEPEKYGYEFGRWTTARLAIYLGKKTGIELSSTQVRRILKSKKYVYLWAKYSLEDKQDTGCISLWHIHQIES; encoded by the coding sequence ATGCCTGCTAAAAACTTTCTAAGTTCCGAAACAAAGGAAAATCTTCAACAAGTATTAAAAGAGCATGAGCATCCAGATATTCGGCAAAGAGCCTTAATTTTTTTGTTACTAAATAACGGAAATACACAAGCTCAAACTGCTGAACTAATTGGATGTTCTCTAAGAAAAGTTGCTTATTGGAGTATTCATGGTGATCCTGAGAATTTAGACAGTTTTAAAGATGATAGGATGAAGGGTAACTACCGAAAAGCCACAGAAGAATACATTGATTTACTTCTAGAGACAATTGAAGTAGAACCTGAGAAATATGGCTATGAATTCGGGAGATGGACAACAGCTAGACTTGCCATATATTTAGGAAAAAAGACAGGAATTGAACTGAGTAGCACTCAAGTAAGGAGGATTTTAAAGTCAAAAAAGTATGTTTACCTTTGGGCAAAATATAGCTTAGAGGATAAACAAGATACCGGGTGCATCTCACTTTGGCACATACATCAAATTGAAAGTTGA
- a CDS encoding ISKra4 family transposase (programmed frameshift), which translates to MTPSDQQQLKAHLKAVAKILYRNTEPTELKTFESIEKAVRQKMLSEVGPEIGSFFFPAVSGIQTGKPRKIKSIIGSLDITDNQAKYFGLKAYSQFSPLMENCCLLISANESYQMAEKDLEKFTGIKISHSTLQRLVKRQELELPTSQQGVKEITLDGGKVRLRNATKGESCYWKDYKAVCLDNIYAGAFFQNNQDLIDWTNSQKLLHPMYCLGDGHAGIWNIFKEIGDNEQRQEILDWYHLKENLYKVGGSIKRLKLAENMLWQGKVDEVINLFKDFKGQAFKTFCNYLDTHRCRIVNYQYYKEESISSIGSGTVESTIKRIGLRVKISGAQWNIENVSSMLALRCAYLNGQLSI; encoded by the exons ATGACACCCTCAGACCAACAACAACTAAAAGCCCACTTAAAAGCGGTAGCAAAAATTCTTTACAGAAATACAGAGCCAACTGAGTTAAAAACTTTTGAAAGTATAGAAAAAGCAGTCCGTCAGAAAATGTTATCAGAGGTTGGTCCAGAAATAGGTAGCTTTTTTTTTC CAGCAGTATCAGGAATTCAAACAGGAAAACCCCGAAAAATAAAATCAATAATCGGATCGCTCGACATTACAGATAATCAGGCAAAATATTTTGGCTTAAAAGCTTACAGTCAATTTAGTCCCCTGATGGAAAATTGCTGTCTTTTAATCAGTGCTAACGAATCTTATCAAATGGCAGAAAAAGATTTGGAAAAATTTACTGGGATCAAAATTTCTCACAGTACATTACAAAGATTAGTCAAAAGACAAGAATTGGAATTGCCTACATCTCAACAAGGAGTCAAAGAAATTACATTGGATGGCGGTAAAGTCAGACTACGCAACGCAACCAAGGGCGAGAGCTGTTACTGGAAAGACTATAAAGCCGTGTGTTTAGATAATATTTATGCGGGAGCGTTTTTTCAAAATAATCAAGATTTAATTGATTGGACTAATAGCCAAAAATTACTACATCCTATGTATTGCCTCGGAGATGGCCATGCCGGAATTTGGAACATATTTAAAGAAATTGGAGACAATGAACAAAGACAAGAAATCTTAGATTGGTATCATCTGAAAGAAAATCTCTACAAGGTAGGGGGTTCAATAAAACGATTGAAATTAGCCGAAAATATGTTATGGCAAGGCAAAGTTGATGAAGTTATAAATTTATTTAAAGACTTTAAAGGTCAAGCATTTAAAACGTTTTGCAATTATTTAGATACCCATCGCTGCCGAATAGTAAATTACCAATACTACAAAGAAGAATCCATAAGTTCGATTGGTTCTGGAACAGTGGAATCAACAATAAAACGCATTGGATTAAGGGTAAAAATATCGGGAGCGCAATGGAATATTGAGAACGTTTCCTCTATGCTTGCTCTTCGCTGTGCTTATCTCAACGGTCAACTTTCAATTTGA
- a CDS encoding ComEC/Rec2 family competence protein, with protein sequence MNQATGVIFCLAYILGLISTAVSWGRYAILALGIAVAIALPKLLRKYTKNSVKVTKKRRSRQKENALEAPLDAREELSLLEMLPRAKWVWAVAGLVAFLASVYFAVRSPQPAIDDISKLIPAGGNTQEVAVTVRGRVVSTPRLTRSGRSQFWLETDLVSEINGGEGGVVVNRPVSGKLYVTVPLLQATGLYADNTIAVVGSLYKPQPPSNPGAFDFQEYLAREGAFAGLKGRQIDWTRENAIADVNRVNSQTAAFWESSGMRPSTIQAMRQRIVRSQLSQLNVPEGPLIGAIALGKQAVDLPYNIRDYFVQAGLAHAIAASGTQVSMVLALVLALTRRFSKQLQFSFGVGALFLLVALTGFEASVCRAALMGFGTLFALLLNRAIKPLGLLLIAATILLLVNPLWIWDLGFQLSFLATLGLIVTTPPLMAKLDWMPPAIASIVVVPIAASIWVLPLLLYVFSVVSPYSILVNIIAAPLLWILSIGGMVSALAGLIFPPAGSVLAQLLDYPAKGLIAIAQYFSQLPGNSVAVGQVSVFQLIALYSLICWVWIGGSSATDSVTDVTDTMRKEEKRRKPEAVRGKNQEKGKGKKGKSRVIALPVFSAAWILPLALVAGISIIVLPAWHVQASLFQVTLLATSGEPVLVIQDRGKVALINSGDENTVRFTVLPFLQQQGVNSVNFAIAAHSHLGLNSGWGKLLERLPIKTFYDNPAPKQIHRGSNQEFITAVQSRQGVYFPLETNSKVDLGSTRLQLVNAEIPVVEFLVGNRTWLLVGEMTPEAQKKLAATGTLKPAQVLWWSGKALTPELLTAVGPQVAIASADEIDPETAAQLRQSKTQIFWTGRDGALQWTPAGGFKTTLESEENQTSFL encoded by the coding sequence ATGAATCAAGCAACGGGTGTCATCTTCTGTCTTGCCTACATTTTGGGATTGATTTCTACAGCGGTTTCTTGGGGTAGATACGCGATACTTGCTTTGGGAATAGCGGTAGCGATCGCCCTGCCAAAATTGTTGCGAAAATATACTAAAAATTCTGTCAAAGTTACTAAGAAAAGACGCAGCAGACAAAAAGAAAATGCTCTTGAAGCACCCTTAGATGCGAGGGAAGAGTTGAGTTTGTTGGAGATGCTGCCTAGAGCGAAATGGGTGTGGGCAGTGGCGGGTTTGGTGGCATTTCTAGCTAGCGTTTATTTTGCAGTTCGATCGCCCCAACCGGCAATAGATGACATCAGCAAACTGATTCCGGCTGGCGGGAACACTCAAGAAGTGGCAGTGACAGTTCGCGGTAGAGTTGTCAGTACGCCTCGATTGACTCGATCGGGTCGATCGCAATTTTGGCTAGAAACAGATTTAGTTAGCGAAATCAACGGTGGCGAGGGAGGAGTAGTTGTCAACCGCCCAGTATCAGGCAAACTCTACGTTACAGTGCCCCTCCTGCAAGCAACTGGCTTGTACGCCGACAATACGATCGCAGTTGTGGGTTCCTTGTACAAACCGCAGCCGCCGTCGAATCCGGGGGCTTTTGATTTTCAAGAATATTTAGCCAGGGAAGGAGCTTTTGCAGGGCTAAAAGGGCGTCAAATTGACTGGACGAGAGAAAATGCGATCGCGGATGTAAATCGAGTTAACAGCCAAACGGCTGCTTTCTGGGAGTCAAGCGGGATGCGGCCATCGACAATTCAAGCGATGCGGCAGCGGATCGTGCGATCGCAACTATCGCAGTTAAATGTTCCCGAAGGGCCCTTGATCGGTGCGATCGCCCTCGGCAAACAAGCAGTAGATTTACCTTACAACATCCGCGACTATTTTGTGCAGGCTGGATTGGCCCACGCGATCGCAGCTTCCGGCACTCAAGTTTCGATGGTTTTGGCTTTAGTTCTAGCTTTAACCAGGCGTTTTTCCAAACAATTACAATTTAGCTTTGGCGTCGGTGCTTTATTTTTGCTCGTGGCGTTAACTGGCTTTGAAGCTTCAGTATGCCGCGCGGCTTTGATGGGATTTGGAACACTATTTGCTTTGCTGTTGAACCGCGCAATTAAGCCGCTGGGATTGCTGTTAATTGCTGCTACTATTTTACTGCTGGTTAACCCTTTGTGGATTTGGGATTTAGGTTTCCAACTGAGTTTTTTGGCAACTTTAGGGTTAATCGTGACAACGCCGCCGCTGATGGCAAAATTGGACTGGATGCCGCCCGCGATCGCTTCGATTGTTGTGGTTCCGATCGCGGCTTCAATTTGGGTGCTGCCGCTGCTACTTTACGTTTTTAGCGTTGTATCACCTTACAGCATTTTAGTCAATATTATTGCGGCTCCTTTGCTGTGGATTTTGAGTATTGGGGGGATGGTTAGCGCTTTAGCTGGATTGATTTTTCCGCCTGCTGGCAGTGTTTTAGCGCAACTGCTCGATTATCCGGCAAAGGGGTTAATTGCGATCGCCCAATATTTCTCGCAATTACCCGGTAATTCGGTAGCTGTCGGTCAAGTATCGGTATTTCAGTTAATCGCGCTTTACAGTTTAATTTGCTGGGTTTGGATCGGGGGAAGTTCGGCAACGGATTCTGTAACGGATGTAACGGATACAATGAGGAAGGAAGAAAAAAGACGGAAGCCGGAAGCAGTCAGAGGAAAAAACCAGGAAAAGGGGAAAGGGAAGAAGGGGAAAAGTAGAGTTATTGCGCTGCCAGTTTTTTCTGCGGCTTGGATTTTACCGCTGGCGCTGGTGGCGGGAATAAGTATCATAGTTTTGCCAGCTTGGCACGTTCAAGCATCTTTATTTCAAGTTACTTTGCTGGCGACATCTGGGGAACCAGTTTTAGTAATTCAAGATAGGGGAAAAGTGGCGCTGATCAATAGCGGTGATGAAAATACTGTGAGGTTTACAGTGCTGCCTTTTTTGCAGCAGCAAGGAGTTAATTCTGTGAATTTTGCGATCGCCGCTCACAGTCATTTAGGTTTGAACAGCGGTTGGGGAAAATTACTAGAACGGTTGCCAATTAAAACATTTTATGATAACCCTGCTCCGAAACAAATTCACCGTGGCAGCAATCAGGAATTTATAACGGCTGTGCAATCTCGCCAAGGCGTTTACTTTCCTTTAGAAACTAACAGTAAAGTCGATCTGGGTTCGACGCGGTTGCAGTTGGTGAATGCGGAGATTCCGGTGGTAGAATTCCTGGTGGGAAATCGAACTTGGTTGCTCGTCGGTGAAATGACACCGGAAGCGCAAAAAAAATTGGCAGCAACGGGAACCTTGAAGCCGGCTCAAGTGCTGTGGTGGTCGGGAAAAGCTCTGACGCCTGAGTTATTGACCGCAGTTGGGCCGCAAGTGGCGATCGCATCTGCTGACGAAATCGACCCAGAAACCGCAGCCCAACTGCGCCAAAGCAAAACCCAGATATTCTGGACAGGGCGCGACGGAGCCCTCCAGTGGACTCCAGCAGGGGGATTTAAGACTACTTTGGAATCTGAAGAAAATCAAACTTCTTTTTTATAA